In Kitasatospora sp. NA04385, a single genomic region encodes these proteins:
- a CDS encoding NUDIX hydrolase, whose translation MGTTPTPDDPEAWNAYLAEGNAKQARKRVAVDLIIRNTDGMVLVVNPGYKPGWDLPGGMVEANEAPDDAARRELREELGLDIAPLGLLVVEWVPPHGPWDDQLAFILDGGVISDSHAQSLHPHDAELTEVAMVSPATAETLLRERLVPRFRAAMQALESGRPGFLNDGRPLGY comes from the coding sequence GTGGGGACCACACCAACACCCGATGACCCAGAAGCGTGGAACGCCTATCTCGCCGAGGGCAACGCCAAGCAAGCCCGGAAGCGTGTTGCGGTGGACCTGATCATCCGCAACACGGACGGAATGGTGTTGGTAGTGAACCCGGGTTACAAACCCGGATGGGACCTTCCTGGCGGGATGGTGGAAGCCAACGAAGCCCCCGACGACGCGGCGCGGCGCGAACTGCGCGAAGAACTTGGGTTGGACATCGCACCTCTTGGCCTGCTCGTAGTGGAGTGGGTGCCGCCGCATGGTCCCTGGGACGACCAGTTGGCCTTCATTCTCGATGGCGGGGTGATCTCGGATTCACACGCGCAGTCCCTACACCCGCATGATGCGGAGCTGACCGAGGTGGCCATGGTCAGTCCGGCGACGGCAGAGACACTACTCCGCGAACGACTTGTGCCGCGGTTCCGTGCTGCAATGCAGGCGCTGGAAAGCGGACGTCCGGGCTTCCTCAACGATGGACGGCCGCTTGGCTACTGA
- a CDS encoding helix-turn-helix domain-containing protein, whose translation MDHQQPDPRDVVAGLLGDERMRAILRARDIGALFELLNKRGISTRRLAAAANISQGRLYDYVKGKVRVEKLSMFEQLADAFGIPGALLGLAARPWEPVAQPPRATPMPEVLADTDDLAAMDAFRLADRASGGGRLYSAVVRHLSDSVAPRLLSGSGPAVFGAAAALTEMAGWMAHDSGQDHLAARHFATALPLAQASGDTAFAAHVAASSSHLSLQSGNPQQATHWALLGMQLAHGGPHLPSLTARLHSMHARALATLGRLGPAAQALEQAREALAAAADDTHPWLSPFDQAALASESALTFADLGRYDDALHHAERAVRLREHGRTRSFALSKITLATVYVQRGELEEALHVGVELLSTSPTLGSVRVVHQLDSFRDALEPHAAHGSVRDYLVHFDQARRTRALLLADIMPSREGSGSGDHTNTR comes from the coding sequence GTGGACCACCAGCAACCGGACCCGCGCGATGTGGTGGCGGGTCTACTCGGCGACGAACGAATGCGCGCCATCCTGCGGGCGCGCGACATAGGCGCTTTGTTCGAGCTGCTGAACAAGCGGGGTATCAGCACACGTCGTCTCGCTGCTGCTGCGAATATCTCGCAGGGTCGCCTGTACGACTACGTCAAGGGCAAAGTCCGCGTCGAGAAGCTGTCGATGTTCGAGCAGCTTGCCGATGCCTTCGGGATCCCAGGTGCGCTGCTGGGCCTCGCTGCACGTCCGTGGGAGCCGGTCGCCCAACCCCCGCGCGCGACACCGATGCCAGAAGTTCTAGCCGATACAGACGACCTGGCGGCCATGGATGCGTTCCGTTTAGCCGACCGCGCTAGCGGGGGTGGTCGGCTGTACAGTGCTGTTGTCCGGCATCTGTCTGACAGCGTTGCCCCTCGGCTGCTAAGCGGTAGCGGTCCCGCGGTGTTCGGCGCCGCAGCGGCGTTGACCGAGATGGCAGGCTGGATGGCTCACGACTCCGGCCAGGACCACCTGGCGGCACGGCACTTTGCAACAGCGCTCCCTCTCGCACAGGCCTCGGGCGATACAGCTTTCGCAGCGCACGTAGCTGCCAGCAGCAGTCACCTGTCGCTACAGTCTGGCAATCCCCAACAGGCAACGCATTGGGCTCTGTTGGGAATGCAGCTTGCGCATGGCGGGCCGCATCTGCCCAGTCTCACGGCTCGACTTCACAGCATGCACGCCCGTGCTCTTGCAACGCTCGGACGGCTAGGTCCTGCTGCTCAAGCACTGGAACAAGCACGCGAAGCACTCGCGGCAGCAGCAGACGACACGCACCCATGGCTGAGCCCTTTTGATCAGGCTGCGCTGGCAAGCGAGTCTGCACTGACGTTCGCCGACTTGGGCCGGTACGACGATGCGCTACACCACGCAGAACGCGCGGTGCGTCTACGGGAACACGGTCGTACCCGGTCCTTTGCCCTCAGTAAAATTACACTCGCAACGGTGTACGTTCAGCGCGGAGAGCTAGAAGAAGCCTTGCATGTGGGAGTCGAGCTGCTGTCGACCAGTCCAACTCTCGGGTCCGTTCGGGTCGTTCACCAATTGGACAGCTTCCGTGATGCACTAGAGCCACACGCGGCACATGGGTCGGTCCGCGACTACCTGGTGCACTTCGACCAGGCGCGCCGCACCCGTGCGCTGCTGCTGGCTGACATCATGCCGTCAAGGGAAGGATCCGGCAGTGGGGACCACACCAACACCCGATGA
- a CDS encoding methyltransferase domain-containing protein, whose product MTNEQHNESEQAAARSLLRSIATDLGHPVAPEWVAAVESVPRKLFLPDLIWLENGSGGYTLCNRKTDPDRWNAAAYANASMVTQVNDGKDPGDDPWPSSSASAPAIVFRMLEMLDLHDGANVLEIGTGTGLTAAYMSHRLGSENVVTVEVDPEVTVLARGSLARAGFHPEVVCGDGTRGWGLRAPYDRVSVTCALRSVPAALIEQTKRGGKILTPWDNPWVCWGLLLLTVTGGGHAEGRFSPYSAFMLARNQRTDLRIYRDVVRDEHVPEESRTDLPAHDIASDGWELAFTLGVLLGDVWKAWDNDPDVDGVARRLWLATTDATSWAAVDWAGEGPDGFTVWQYGERRLWDEVAEGYTWWHAQGEPGPERFGLTVTPDGTHRFWLDRPENTVRIRSELG is encoded by the coding sequence GTGACGAACGAACAGCACAACGAGTCGGAGCAGGCCGCCGCGCGCAGTCTGCTCCGCTCCATCGCTACGGATCTCGGCCACCCGGTGGCCCCCGAATGGGTGGCGGCGGTCGAGTCGGTGCCCCGAAAGTTGTTCCTCCCAGATCTGATCTGGCTGGAGAACGGGAGCGGCGGCTACACGCTCTGCAACCGGAAGACGGACCCGGACCGCTGGAACGCTGCGGCCTACGCCAACGCCTCCATGGTGACGCAGGTCAACGACGGGAAGGACCCCGGCGACGACCCGTGGCCGTCGTCGTCCGCTTCCGCCCCCGCGATCGTCTTCCGCATGCTGGAGATGCTCGACCTCCACGACGGCGCGAACGTGCTGGAGATCGGGACCGGCACCGGGCTGACGGCCGCGTACATGAGCCACCGGCTCGGCTCCGAGAACGTGGTAACCGTCGAAGTCGACCCCGAAGTCACCGTGCTTGCCCGCGGCAGTCTGGCGCGGGCCGGGTTCCACCCGGAAGTGGTCTGCGGGGACGGCACGCGCGGGTGGGGCCTGCGGGCTCCGTACGATCGGGTGTCGGTGACCTGCGCCCTGCGGAGCGTCCCGGCCGCGCTGATCGAACAGACCAAGCGCGGAGGGAAGATCCTCACCCCCTGGGACAACCCGTGGGTCTGCTGGGGCCTACTGCTGCTGACCGTCACCGGGGGCGGCCACGCGGAGGGTCGGTTCAGCCCGTACAGCGCCTTCATGCTCGCCCGCAACCAGCGGACGGATCTGCGGATCTACCGGGACGTGGTGCGCGACGAGCACGTACCCGAGGAGTCGCGTACCGACCTGCCCGCCCACGACATCGCTTCGGACGGGTGGGAGTTGGCGTTCACCCTCGGGGTGCTGCTCGGCGACGTGTGGAAGGCGTGGGACAACGACCCGGACGTCGACGGGGTCGCCCGCCGACTCTGGCTCGCCACCACGGATGCGACGTCGTGGGCGGCCGTGGACTGGGCGGGTGAGGGGCCGGACGGGTTCACCGTGTGGCAGTACGGCGAACGGCGCCTGTGGGACGAGGTGGCCGAGGGGTACACCTGGTGGCACGCCCAAGGGGAACCGGGGCCGGAGCGCTTCGGGCTGACCGTCACCCCGGACGGCACGCATCGGTTCTGGCTCGACCGCCCGGAGAACACCGTTCGAATTCGGAGCGAGCTGGGCTAG
- a CDS encoding VOC family protein → MPRADRGHWWAEALGRVVVDETEEIVEIRPEPARLPGLLFVPVPEGKTAKNRLHPDGQEAEVSRLLSLGARRADTVQDEQHWVTLLDPNTLDYQF, encoded by the coding sequence ATGCCACGAGCAGATCGCGGGCACTGGTGGGCCGAGGCCCTCGGCCGGGTGGTGGTCGACGAGACCGAGGAGATCGTCGAGATCCGGCCCGAGCCGGCCCGGCTGCCGGGGCTGCTCTTCGTGCCCGTCCCCGAGGGCAAGACCGCGAAGAACCGGCTCCACCCCGACGGCCAGGAGGCCGAGGTCTCCCGGCTGCTGTCCCTCGGCGCCCGGCGCGCCGACACCGTGCAGGACGAGCAGCACTGGGTGACCCTGCTCGACCCCAACACACTTGACTACCAGTTCTGA
- a CDS encoding PRC-barrel domain-containing protein encodes MTSGLWGYQEAEGYAAGSDLTGYRVEATDGHIGKVDKHTEDVDAAYIVVDTGPWIFGREVLLPAGTITRVDHDEQTVFVDRSKDEVKNSPARDAGHHTDDPAYRDQLGGYYSGGTI; translated from the coding sequence GTGACCAGCGGACTGTGGGGCTACCAGGAGGCCGAGGGGTACGCCGCGGGATCGGACCTGACCGGCTACCGGGTCGAGGCGACCGACGGCCACATCGGCAAGGTCGACAAGCACACCGAGGACGTGGACGCCGCCTACATCGTGGTCGACACCGGCCCGTGGATCTTCGGTCGCGAGGTGCTGCTCCCGGCGGGCACCATCACCCGGGTCGACCACGACGAGCAGACGGTGTTCGTGGACCGCTCCAAGGACGAGGTCAAGAACTCGCCCGCCCGCGACGCGGGCCACCACACCGACGACCCCGCCTACCGGGACCAGCTCGGCGGCTACTACAGCGGCGGCACGATCTGA
- a CDS encoding NAD(P)H-binding protein, translated as MIMVTGATGTIGREVTRLLAARGVETLAVTRDPAAAVPPGARRTVGDPSRPDSLAPALARTDGVEALLLSPRAVGGAAAELLALAARHGVRRVVVLSAVTVEYGGGYRRFAEEFERVERAARDAGPAWTFLRCADFAANALAWAPQIRATGAVRGVHPAAATSPVHERDVAEAAVRTLLDPGHEGRAYALTGPQSLTQRERARLIGAALGREVRFEEIPPEALRRALLAQGLPEDVPDRLIGYAAACLREPGPTTDTVTRLLGRPALPFATWAAEHTAAFADGGRPGQQGAARA; from the coding sequence ATGATCATGGTGACCGGAGCGACCGGAACGATCGGACGCGAGGTGACCCGGCTGCTGGCGGCCCGGGGCGTCGAGACGCTGGCCGTCACCCGCGACCCCGCCGCCGCCGTCCCCCCGGGCGCGCGGCGGACCGTCGGCGACCCCTCGCGGCCGGACTCGCTGGCACCGGCCCTCGCCCGCACCGACGGCGTCGAGGCGCTGCTGCTGAGCCCGCGCGCGGTCGGCGGCGCCGCGGCCGAGCTCCTGGCGCTCGCCGCCCGGCACGGGGTGCGGCGGGTCGTCGTGCTGTCGGCGGTCACCGTCGAGTACGGCGGCGGGTACCGGCGGTTCGCCGAGGAGTTCGAACGGGTGGAGCGGGCCGCCCGGGACGCCGGACCGGCCTGGACGTTCCTGCGCTGCGCCGACTTCGCCGCGAACGCGCTCGCCTGGGCCCCGCAGATCCGGGCCACCGGAGCCGTCCGCGGCGTGCACCCCGCGGCGGCCACCTCCCCCGTCCACGAACGGGACGTCGCCGAGGCCGCGGTCCGCACCCTGCTCGACCCCGGCCACGAAGGCCGGGCCTACGCCCTCACCGGCCCGCAGTCGCTCACCCAGCGCGAACGGGCCCGCCTGATCGGCGCGGCCCTCGGCCGGGAGGTCCGCTTCGAGGAGATCCCGCCCGAGGCGCTGCGCCGGGCCCTGCTCGCCCAGGGCCTGCCCGAGGACGTACCGGACCGGCTGATCGGCTACGCCGCCGCCTGCCTGCGGGAGCCGGGCCCCACCACGGACACCGTCACCCGGCTGCTCGGCCGCCCGGCCCTGCCCTTCGCGACCTGGGCCGCCGAACACACCGCCGCCTTCGCCGACGGCGGACGCCCCGGACAGCAGGGTGCCGCGCGGGCGTGA
- a CDS encoding alpha/beta hydrolase translates to MPAPGRRTAVRFTSGTTTCAAWHYPGTNGGCVVMAGGTSVTKEPATDLFAARFHAAGFSVLAFDHRRFGASGGTPRQVVRVDEQLADWDAAVAHAARLPGVDPGRIAVWGFSLGGGHVLRVAADHPGLGAAIAQTPLADARAVAPHALRSMAPLAALRLFGLAVADLLGGLLGRPPLLVPTAGPRGAVASLTTADAADADRALDPDGRHTGWERTVAARIALQIGSYRPGRAADRIRCPLLVVVCDQDSSALPGPALRAARAVPHAEVLRLPGSHYAPFLAAHEPAVRAQIAFLQRELAPSQPT, encoded by the coding sequence GTGCCCGCTCCCGGACGACGGACAGCAGTGCGCTTCACCAGCGGCACCACGACGTGCGCCGCCTGGCACTACCCGGGGACCAACGGCGGCTGCGTGGTCATGGCCGGCGGCACCTCGGTGACCAAGGAACCGGCCACCGACCTGTTCGCCGCCAGGTTCCACGCGGCCGGCTTCTCGGTGCTCGCCTTCGACCACCGGCGCTTCGGCGCCAGCGGGGGGACGCCCCGGCAGGTCGTCCGCGTCGACGAGCAGCTCGCCGACTGGGACGCCGCCGTCGCCCACGCGGCCCGGCTGCCCGGGGTCGACCCCGGCCGGATCGCGGTCTGGGGCTTCTCGCTCGGGGGCGGCCACGTGCTGCGGGTCGCGGCCGACCACCCGGGGCTGGGCGCGGCGATCGCCCAGACCCCGCTGGCCGACGCCCGGGCGGTCGCCCCGCACGCCCTGCGCTCGATGGCCCCGCTCGCCGCCCTGCGGCTGTTCGGCCTGGCCGTCGCGGACCTGCTCGGCGGGCTCCTCGGGCGCCCGCCGCTGCTCGTCCCGACCGCCGGGCCGCGCGGCGCGGTCGCCTCGCTGACCACGGCCGACGCGGCGGACGCCGACCGGGCCCTGGACCCGGACGGCCGCCACACCGGCTGGGAGCGCACCGTCGCCGCCCGGATCGCCCTGCAGATCGGCTCCTACCGGCCCGGCCGGGCGGCCGACCGGATCCGCTGCCCCCTGCTGGTCGTGGTCTGCGACCAGGACAGCAGCGCCCTGCCCGGACCGGCCCTCCGTGCGGCCCGGGCCGTGCCGCACGCCGAGGTGCTCCGCCTGCCCGGCAGCCACTACGCCCCGTTCCTGGCGGCGCACGAACCGGCCGTGCGGGCCCAGATCGCCTTCCTGCAAAGGGAGTTGGCTCCGTCGCAGCCGACCTGA
- a CDS encoding Lrp/AsnC family transcriptional regulator, which produces MARESTDSVLSGTDQRLVAALQCDGRVSAERVAGALGLGAAAVRRRLHALTADGTLRVVVSPVARPRRGGSAGALFLRIRVLRGRLDPIVAALAAREDIPFVDVTTAGDEIFAVARTEPGSRDRLVFRQLPATGAVESWESATILHVFRLTSEWRHQVLDPAERAALTPRDPAPGPAPAPGPYGVEADALEQCLLDALAPDARVPAAVLAARCGHPESTVRRRLARMAAEGRLVTQVVVDPRRLGLPIEAKFLLRVAPDHLDATGRALAAHPAVHGAFATSGPSNLHAAAYFPDLEALYGFLSRDLTGLGITHVETAVVGHAAKRTPGPAPTLESALPR; this is translated from the coding sequence ATGGCACGTGAATCGACGGATTCGGTCCTGAGCGGCACCGACCAGCGGCTGGTGGCGGCGCTCCAGTGCGACGGCCGGGTGAGCGCGGAGCGGGTGGCCGGGGCGCTCGGGCTCGGCGCCGCGGCCGTCCGCCGCCGGCTGCACGCGCTCACCGCGGACGGCACCCTGCGGGTGGTGGTCTCCCCGGTGGCGCGCCCGCGCCGGGGCGGGTCCGCCGGGGCGCTGTTCCTGCGGATCAGGGTCCTGCGCGGCCGGCTGGACCCGATCGTGGCCGCGCTCGCGGCCCGTGAGGACATCCCGTTCGTCGACGTCACCACCGCGGGCGACGAGATCTTCGCGGTCGCCCGCACCGAGCCGGGGTCGCGGGACCGGCTGGTGTTCCGTCAACTGCCCGCCACCGGCGCGGTGGAGTCCTGGGAGAGCGCGACGATCCTGCACGTGTTCCGGCTCACCTCGGAGTGGCGCCACCAGGTGCTCGACCCGGCCGAACGGGCGGCGCTCACCCCGCGCGACCCGGCGCCGGGGCCCGCACCCGCCCCGGGCCCGTACGGGGTCGAGGCCGACGCGCTGGAGCAGTGCCTGCTGGACGCCCTGGCCCCCGACGCCCGGGTGCCCGCGGCGGTCCTCGCCGCCCGCTGCGGCCACCCCGAGAGCACGGTGCGCCGACGGCTGGCCCGGATGGCCGCCGAGGGGCGGCTGGTCACCCAGGTGGTGGTCGACCCCCGCCGGCTCGGGCTGCCGATCGAGGCCAAGTTCCTGCTCCGGGTGGCCCCGGACCACCTGGACGCGACCGGCCGGGCGCTGGCCGCCCACCCGGCGGTGCACGGCGCCTTCGCCACCTCCGGGCCGTCGAACCTGCACGCCGCCGCGTACTTCCCGGACCTGGAGGCGCTCTACGGCTTCCTCTCCCGGGACCTGACCGGCCTGGGCATCACCCACGTCGAGACGGCCGTCGTGGGACACGCCGCGAAGCGGACCCCGGGGCCGGCCCCCACCCTGGAGAGCGCTCTCCCGCGATAG
- a CDS encoding beta-glucosidase yields the protein MRRPHLRTALAGPLAALLVAGVLAATGGPAASAADQPWTNAAQTPEQRAAELLAAMTQAEKLTMLHGGPSCGYAGCIPANTRLGIPALHFQDGPVGAGDGLTGVTQLAAPVAGAASWDPDLMRAYGQVLGAEQWGKGTNVVLAPTVNIVRDPRWGRAFESFGEDPYLAGQIGAADIAGIQGQGPMAQVKHFAVYNQETNRNSLADNAVVSDRAEREIYLPAFEAAVQQGVDSAMCSYSAVNGAFACENGPLLNGALKGDLGFKGFVTADWGATHSTVASANNGLDVEMPGSDYYGTALTNAVNAGQVAQATIDDHVRRVLVSMFRRGLFDKAQNGNRDAVVTTAANAAVAQRVAQEGSVLLKNDASVLPVAPSVKSIAVIGDDAGAGVMTQGGGSAAVNAPHVVTPYQGIKARAGAGTTVTFAQGVPAADGALPPVPATALKPSSGSGSGLYGEYHNSTDLSGPVVASRVDAGIDTVWGGQSPAAGVNATNWSVKWTGTLTPPTSGSYQFSLNSDDGSRLLVNGQQVINNWYNQGPTTRTGSITLTAGQPVSIEVDYYQAGGGSNAALGWTVPGQSAHDQAVAAARNSELALVFVNDFQSEGSDLRDIDLSAAQNQLVADVAAVNPHTVVVVNSGSAVTMPWAGSVQGIVENWYPGQEAGAAIAALLYGDVNFSGKLPVTFPKSLADVPAASAAQWPGQNGSVQYSEGVDVGYRWYDAKNKEPLYPFGHGLSYTTFGYAGLTVSAPDGAGNVAVGFDVTNTGTRAGSEVAQVYVGQPAASGEPPKNLRGFRKVTLDPGQTKHVSLTLDARSFQYWNGSWTTAPGTHTVSVGSSSRDLRLTGRTTVTGGTGTGPVLLPRTGWTASASATGGGDVPANMLDGSAGSRWSSGVPMAAGQSVTVDTGAVHPLARITMDSGGSASDYARGYQVFLSSDGVSWGSAVATGSGTGALVTVDFPARDARYVKVVQTGTSTYWWSIAEFNAYG from the coding sequence GTGCGCCGTCCTCACCTGCGAACCGCCCTGGCCGGGCCGCTCGCCGCCCTGCTGGTGGCCGGGGTCCTCGCCGCCACCGGCGGCCCGGCGGCGAGCGCCGCCGACCAGCCGTGGACCAACGCCGCCCAGACCCCCGAACAGCGCGCCGCCGAACTGCTGGCCGCGATGACCCAGGCCGAGAAGCTGACCATGCTGCACGGCGGGCCGTCCTGCGGCTACGCGGGCTGCATCCCGGCCAACACCCGGCTCGGCATCCCCGCGCTGCACTTCCAGGACGGCCCGGTGGGCGCCGGGGACGGCCTGACCGGCGTCACCCAGCTGGCCGCCCCGGTGGCCGGCGCGGCCAGCTGGGACCCGGACCTGATGCGCGCCTACGGCCAGGTGCTCGGCGCCGAGCAGTGGGGCAAGGGCACCAACGTGGTCCTCGCCCCGACCGTCAACATCGTCCGGGACCCGCGCTGGGGCCGGGCCTTCGAGTCGTTCGGCGAGGACCCGTACCTGGCCGGGCAGATCGGCGCCGCCGACATCGCGGGCATCCAGGGCCAGGGCCCGATGGCGCAGGTCAAGCACTTCGCGGTCTACAACCAGGAGACCAACCGCAACTCCCTCGCCGACAACGCGGTGGTCTCCGACCGGGCCGAGCGGGAGATCTACCTCCCGGCGTTCGAGGCCGCCGTCCAGCAGGGCGTCGACTCCGCGATGTGCTCGTACTCGGCGGTCAACGGCGCCTTCGCCTGCGAGAACGGGCCGCTGCTGAACGGCGCCCTCAAGGGCGACCTCGGCTTCAAGGGCTTCGTCACCGCCGACTGGGGCGCCACCCACTCCACCGTCGCCTCGGCGAACAACGGCCTGGACGTGGAGATGCCCGGCAGCGACTACTACGGCACCGCGCTGACCAACGCGGTCAACGCCGGGCAGGTGGCGCAGGCGACGATCGACGACCACGTCCGCCGGGTGCTGGTGTCGATGTTCCGCCGCGGCCTCTTCGACAAGGCGCAGAACGGCAACCGGGACGCCGTCGTCACCACCGCCGCGAACGCCGCCGTCGCGCAGCGGGTCGCCCAGGAGGGCAGCGTCCTGCTGAAGAACGACGCCTCGGTGCTGCCCGTGGCGCCGTCGGTCAAGTCGATCGCGGTGATCGGCGACGACGCCGGGGCGGGCGTGATGACCCAGGGCGGCGGCAGCGCCGCCGTCAACGCCCCCCACGTGGTGACGCCCTACCAGGGCATCAAGGCCCGCGCCGGGGCCGGGACGACGGTGACCTTCGCCCAGGGCGTCCCGGCCGCCGACGGCGCGCTGCCGCCGGTGCCGGCCACCGCGCTCAAGCCGTCCTCCGGCAGCGGCAGCGGCCTGTACGGCGAGTACCACAACAGCACCGACCTGTCCGGCCCGGTGGTGGCGAGCCGGGTCGACGCGGGGATCGACACGGTCTGGGGCGGCCAGTCGCCCGCCGCCGGGGTCAACGCCACCAACTGGTCGGTGAAGTGGACCGGCACGCTGACCCCGCCCACCAGCGGCAGCTACCAGTTCTCGCTGAACAGCGACGACGGCAGCCGACTGCTCGTCAACGGCCAGCAGGTCATCAACAACTGGTACAACCAGGGCCCCACCACCCGCACCGGCAGCATCACCCTGACGGCCGGCCAGCCGGTGAGCATCGAGGTCGACTACTACCAGGCCGGTGGCGGCAGCAACGCCGCGCTCGGCTGGACGGTGCCCGGCCAGAGCGCCCACGACCAGGCCGTCGCGGCCGCCCGGAACTCCGAACTCGCACTCGTCTTCGTCAACGACTTCCAGTCCGAGGGCTCCGACCTGCGCGACATCGACCTGTCCGCCGCGCAGAACCAGCTCGTCGCGGACGTCGCCGCCGTCAACCCGCACACCGTCGTGGTGGTCAACAGCGGCTCCGCCGTCACCATGCCCTGGGCGGGCTCGGTGCAGGGCATCGTCGAGAACTGGTACCCCGGGCAGGAGGCGGGCGCGGCGATCGCCGCGCTGCTCTACGGGGACGTCAACTTCTCCGGCAAGCTCCCGGTGACCTTCCCGAAGTCGCTCGCCGACGTGCCCGCCGCGAGCGCGGCGCAGTGGCCCGGCCAGAACGGCAGCGTGCAGTACTCCGAGGGCGTGGACGTCGGCTACCGCTGGTACGACGCCAAGAACAAGGAGCCGCTGTACCCCTTCGGCCACGGCCTCTCCTACACCACCTTCGGGTACGCGGGCCTGACCGTCTCCGCCCCCGACGGCGCGGGCAACGTCGCCGTCGGCTTCGACGTCACCAACACCGGCACCCGGGCCGGCTCCGAGGTCGCCCAGGTGTACGTCGGCCAGCCCGCAGCCAGCGGCGAACCGCCGAAGAACCTGCGCGGCTTCCGGAAGGTCACCCTCGACCCCGGCCAGACCAAGCACGTCTCGCTGACCCTGGACGCCCGCAGCTTCCAGTACTGGAACGGGAGTTGGACCACCGCACCCGGCACCCACACCGTCTCGGTCGGCTCCTCCTCGCGCGACCTGCGGCTGACCGGCCGGACCACCGTCACCGGCGGCACCGGCACCGGCCCGGTCCTGCTGCCGCGCACCGGCTGGACGGCTTCGGCGTCCGCCACCGGCGGGGGAGACGTCCCGGCGAACATGCTGGACGGGTCGGCCGGTTCGCGCTGGTCCTCCGGCGTGCCGATGGCCGCGGGCCAGTCCGTCACGGTCGACACCGGCGCGGTGCACCCGCTGGCCCGGATCACCATGGACTCCGGCGGCAGCGCGAGTGACTACGCCCGCGGCTACCAGGTGTTCCTGTCCTCGGACGGGGTGTCGTGGGGCTCGGCGGTGGCGACCGGCAGCGGCACCGGCGCCCTGGTGACCGTCGACTTCCCCGCCCGGGACGCCCGCTACGTCAAGGTCGTCCAGACCGGGACGTCCACCTACTGGTGGTCGATCGCCGAGTTCAATGCCTACGGCTGA
- a CDS encoding recombinase family protein — protein sequence MTALRTPPEATPPTSSATTARAAACSPARPAARARTRSPGSTAPAGSRRWPDSPSCFGCRPRFEAALTLAREIKAHAPHCRVLFTVYEMKRLGRDAAELTALADHLTAHGLVLEMLAGPLPGIYDPSGPGRMLFEFFAAMAETEREGIREATLEGLDAASRKGRHGGRPPVITDDMLHTVLRRRAAGESVEQIRPDLIIPTDKRKGQNPGLASIYRALAEHEKAQAYPEAVEQAHADFVALTQLNRQK from the coding sequence GTGACGGCCCTCAGGACACCCCCGGAAGCGACGCCGCCGACGTCGAGCGCCACGACTGCCCGCGCTGCGGCGTGCAGCCCGGCTCGCCCTGCCGCTCGCGCTCGGACGCGGTCGCCGGGGTCTACCGCACCGGCCGGTTCAAGAAGGTGGCCCGACTCGCCAAGCTGCTTCGGGTGCCGCCCCCGGTTCGAGGCCGCGCTCACCCTGGCCCGCGAGATCAAAGCCCACGCCCCGCACTGTCGCGTGCTGTTCACCGTGTACGAGATGAAGCGCCTCGGCCGCGACGCCGCGGAACTCACCGCGCTGGCCGACCACCTGACCGCCCACGGCCTGGTCTTGGAGATGCTGGCCGGCCCGCTGCCCGGGATCTACGACCCGTCCGGCCCCGGCCGGATGCTGTTCGAGTTCTTCGCCGCGATGGCGGAGACCGAGCGCGAGGGCATTCGCGAGGCCACTCTCGAAGGGCTCGACGCCGCCTCCCGCAAGGGCAGGCACGGCGGCCGGCCGCCGGTCATCACCGACGACATGCTGCATACGGTGCTGCGCCGTCGGGCAGCAGGCGAGTCCGTCGAGCAGATCCGCCCCGACCTGATCATCCCCACCGACAAGCGCAAGGGACAGAACCCGGGCCTGGCCAGCATCTACCGCGCACTCGCCGAACACGAGAAGGCCCAGGCGTACCCGGAAGCCGTCGAGCAAGCCCACGCCGACTTCGTCGCACTCACCCAGCTCAATCGCCAGAAGTGA